The Liolophura sinensis isolate JHLJ2023 chromosome 8, CUHK_Ljap_v2, whole genome shotgun sequence sequence TTTTTCAAGTATGCTGGACAAAGGGCATGGGGGTAATTTGGTTCACAGTAGCTGCGCGGTTAGAACGAGCTCAACCAGTAACAAAGCCTACGCTATACTATATCCGCGAATGAACTACGATCTAGAGGTTAAGATACTTGTAAACGAGATAAGGCTTACGTGTACGTTTTGTGCGCATGAGCCTGGCAAACTCGAGTCGTTACGACGGAACACTGTTAAACTACTTGAACTACGCGAATTGCGAACCCGAAATAAATTGGACCAATCAGTGCTGTATTTTCATGAAGTCACTACTGATACATATTAAGAATGGAGCAAACAAAAtgctgtttacatgtttacagcatGGACTTATGCTATATTAGCCCGAGCATGGAATGAGCCTGAAAGCTGCGGCATGTGGCTATATCGTTATCGCATTGTGCCATATGcacaaaatacatgcagttgaaaaattacacTTTCTCCACAAAAGTTCTACATTTTTGCGAGTAAAATTGGATGCATACGATAGACTAAAGCTTCCTGAGTAGGTCGTTTTTCACGTTTATTTCACACCCAAGCAGATAAAACCCCTAAATAATGATTATAAAATGTATGACGAGCAATTATCTCTCAGCTAATAAAAAGCGAGCAGTCGGTGCCACCTAGATTTACCAAACCTGACGTCATACACAATTAAGGATGACGTCACTTGTTACTCGTAGGCCGTACACGGGTATCTTAACCTCTCTGCTGTAGTTTCTTAACATCAGGATCTGAAGCCATACTGCCATGAGGTCAAACAGCTACAgcagataaaataaatttcgttTATTATTGTTACATTAtactaaaacttgaaaacagTTAAGGGAAAATCTAAGGGTTCAGAGCATATAGTCGAGGTAACTGTTGCCGATTTTGGTCAAAATGCCACTTGTTTCGAATAAATGTAACCTTACACGAGACAATGGGTTCTTTGTGTTGAAAACAAGCTTTGGAGTTCAACATTATGAAATATAagaagtattctaactgcattttcctttcAATAACACTGAGGTCCAACGTGTCGACGTACCAAAAATGATGCTTGATACTGCTtctcttggcgctcagtactgaaAGATTACAACAAGGAAAGACTGGTTCCGGTATCGTGTCTGGTGTTTCcgtcatgatacttcactggTAGTAGTGGCATGTACTTGTcgtgtcacaagaagacacagcaggcctatatgtacttgtaagtCTCCATGACCGaggtggtcgctgtgaattagtccagttcatgctgacttcctctaagCCGTTTTGAACTTCTGAAGAATATGAGTTTTGTGTGAAAACCCATTATGTCGGAGGCAATGAAAAGATTTGTGACCTCATCTGAATGGCTGGTGTCACTATCGGGATAACTAACCTGTACACTCGGTGCGTGGGAGCAAACGATTTGGTGCGTGGGGGAAATACAGTAATCACCATGCTCGAAATGACAGTGTGACTCTATTGATTCTAAAGGCAGGGGaactgcattttttgtttcatttcacagAGTATGTTTATCTCAAGacagatatttttaaaatagatTTGGATACATGTTGGTCGATCTCTAAGGACAATCTATGTCCCTCTGGAACTGTTTAATGCCATCATACAGATTATAGACCATGAATTATAGACCATAGACCAGATAGATATCGATAGCGTTTCACCGGCCAACAAATAACTTTGggtgaatgttttttttacccATTGTTGAAATCTTGGACTGGGCATTAGAGCGAAATTGTTTTCTCTTTCTCGTTTTCCATAAATCTGGTCAGTGCTATCAatcttcaaaatatatttaagtcCATGTGATAATTACTACTGATATCTTTTACAGGTAATTGCTGGACAAATGGTACACACTATGGAGACGGGGGAGAGTACGCCACACGTCTGCCAAGCTGCTGGGTCGCCATATGTAACAACGAAGAAAAGAGAGTCACAGTAGCCACTCCGTAAGTACCGTACCTCTTCCTCGCCCCACCCCACAGGCCGCGCCCTCAATTTTTCCACCTCCATTCAAAGTGATTTGGGATCATTATATGgtggctgtctatagtcacagTGTCAGCTCCAGATGTCAAGAGGAAACCGGACTTGAAGGATTGATGAAAGGTAACTGTGAGGGCCCAGTATTTAAGTATGTAAAATAAAGTTAAACTTCATGCGCCGAAGGGCAGACAGTTTCTCGATCCACCGTCCAAGGTCACAACCTGCATCACCAACTGTCGGGATGATTTGAGGAAGTTGATAAAGTACTATACTTAAAGCCATATTTACACCTTTAAAAGAAAACTGGGGAAATAATTCGTAATTCTACATGCTAAGACATCTCATAAACAGCATTAAGAGTTCAAGATGCATTGAAAAATCCTTTAATGTCGGGTCGAACTACACCAAGGCGATATCAAGTAGCGAATTGTAGCGAGTAACTCACCTACTTACCTGGAATAAGAAAGCCTAGACCTATAGACTGGTTGACCATCTTATAAACACACGTGGGGTTATtatggggttttacgtcgtacttaacaatttttcagtcatatgacgacgagcacTCATTAGCGAAGTAAACTAATCTACTAATCTACTAATCTGACGTAATACTTCTGTATTATCATATTTTCTGTGTGATGAGAAATATAATTAGTTTATTGCGGTAAAGTAGTTTGTTGTTTATGACACACTTCTTCTGTTATCCGAACAGAACACTTTATTAATGTTAACAGGGTTACGTTGCCATATCAATAGCATAACATAACATTGTGTTGTATTAGACCTAATAAAATGTCGTGAAGCATTatgcagaaaacaaattaacaaattacTCCTTACACaacattatgttaaatttaacacattaggTTTTACACACTATTATGAAAATTTAGCATTACTTTCTACACAACATTATGTTATATTTGACACATTGATTTTTACCAAATATTATGTCTAgtttaacagaaaaatttaaACAGGACATTAGGTTAAATTTGatagattatttttttaccaaatattACATTCTTTTTTAAGAGATTACTACACAATAGtatgtgttaaatttatcaCATTAGTTTTTATACTAtgtaatgttaaatttaacagattagcTGTTACAATGTAGCCATTTGTCTCATTACCAGGTGTACAGCAGGGCCAGACATCATGTACGGGAATGAGGAGTTGACCAGTCTGATTAGTCGTCACTGTTACCCCTCCGCCCGTGGGGAACTCCCTGGGAACCAGTGCTGCGGGGGTTACCCAATTTGTGCCCATGAGGGAAAGAACAGGGAACATTTTAACATCACTAATTACCT is a genomic window containing:
- the LOC135474036 gene encoding uncharacterized protein LOC135474036, giving the protein MTTRMSRFLLTLAVSAAVYVVLTSAAPQSILPTDGNCWTNGTHYGDGGEYATRLPSCWVAICNNEEKRVTVATPCTAGPDIMYGNEELTSLISRHCYPSARGELPGNQCCGGYPICAHEGKNREHFNITNYLKVMFDWQQGVFNYY